A genomic stretch from Aedes albopictus strain Foshan chromosome 2, AalbF5, whole genome shotgun sequence includes:
- the LOC134286466 gene encoding uncharacterized protein LOC134286466, which translates to MASIRKNTLVVDFNVLPVRPSAADIEKFLSKSLEIEMTSVKNLQLHTIRNCALIEMRTLEAAERLASAHHLKHSMQAGKNNFNIPVYVEDTAINVRIHDLPPSVPNSAVAEHMKQYGKVISVARELWKKFFRGIPNGVRVVRIELSKYIPSFIRIQDQLTAVSYRSQVPTCMRCEQKAHPKLKCSEAATKNKARHVTALNTYDIQPTNEHSVADNPVPMDFAVENNNVEANAIAEHHRQQSKRDIRQTSPTDSNAPPCKKAEVTMITKDTITAARSFDDDENGFGIAENEDTDTDDSGPDPAKDDVDGWLVKLVPAENCNIILSGTAVEWANEADYLGLTLDSKLIYKQQVDKTVTKCKTNHPPRDRIWHASLGELR; encoded by the exons ATGGCTTCTATACGCAAAAATACATTGGTCGTCGATTTCAATGTACTCCCAGTGCGGCCAAGTGCAGCAGATATCGAGAAGTTTCTGAGTAAATCACTTGAGATTGAGATGACATCCGTCAAAAATCTCCAACTACATACCATTCGGAATTGTGCCCTCATTGAGATGCGCACCTTAGAAGCTGCAGAACGGTTGGCTTCTGCACACCACCTAAAACACTCCATGCAAGCAGGGAAGAATAACTTCAACATCCCGGTGTACGTGGAGGATACAGCCATCAACGTCCGTATACACGATCTCCCGCCAAGTGTACCCAATTCAGCCGTCGCCGAGCACATGAAACAGTATGGAAAGGTAATATCAGTGGCCCGCGagttgtggaaaaagttttttcgaggaattccgaaCGGCGTACGAGTAGTACGTATTGAACTGTCCAAATATATTCCATCGTTCATCCGAATACAAGATCAGCTCACCGCTGTATCGTATCGATCGCAGGTACCCACTTGTATGCGATGCGAACAAAAAGCACATCCTAagcttaag tgCTCGGAAGCAGCAACCAAAAATAAAGCGCGCCATGTAACGGCACTAAACACATACGACATCCAGCCAACAAACGAACACAGTGTGGCTGACAACCCCGTACCGATGGACTTCGCAGTGGAGAATAATAACGTTGAAGCGAACGCAATAGCTGAACATCACCGACAGCAGTCAAAACGAGACATTCGTCAAACGAGCCCAACGGACAGCAACGCACCGCCTTGTAAAAAAGCAGAAGTCACAATGATAACAAAGGACACGATCACCGCGGCTCGTTCGTTCGATGATGATGAAAATGGATTTGGAATAGCTGAGAATGAAGACACAGACACCGACGATTCAGGTCCGGATCCCGCAAAGGATGACGTCGATGGATGGCTTGTTAA ACTTGTTCCTGCTGAGAACTGTAACATCATCCTCAGTGGAACAGCGGTGGAGTGGGCCAACGAGGCTGATTATCTCGGTTTAACCCTGGACAGCAAGCTGATCTACAAACAACAGGTCGACAAAACCGTGACCAAGTGCAAA ACAAATCATCCTCCCCGTGATAGAATATGGCATGCCAGTCTGGGGGAGTTGCGCTAA